The DNA region aataatataactcaaaaaaatattactcaCATAAACAGtaatagttattattacaataaaaaataaaaataatacacatATAATTCGTTGCGTAATATAATTTTagattaaagatatttttataaaataatttataaatttaatatcattttatagatatatttttaatttaaaacatattgtataacaaaaataaataatgaaaagcTAAATACTTAAATTTACAGAAAGGAAAGTACATGTCCAAGCCAAAATGTATCAAACATAGGATGTAGTAGTTACAACCCTGTCTTTAATAGGGTGGTATACCTTTTTAACCTTTTGCTACAATTAATGTTAACTAACTATTACAACAGTTCGCATTCCCGAAAACCTAATCTCGGAAGTTTAAGCGACCTTTGACTAGATGTTTGAACCTCTAGCCAGTCACGTCAACGGTGTTAATTGCATTATGCATCTTAATCAACAACCGCTATTATTTTTGAAACGACGCTTACAGTTAGCaactaactttttttaaaaaaattaaataaataagaaatttatatgaatttttttaataataaatttaacttttttttaaataattatgcaacatttatatattttataattgtgtttgacattaatttttttattaaatataaaattaacttttaattttatatatatttatgcaagTAAATCAatataatagtaataaatttatataatttcatatgatttattaaaaatattttagacatgatatataaatttgtgagaaggatatatttaataataaaatttccttttccacattaaattaaattaaattgtgATACACCCGAGCAGTCTATCTACAGTAAATTAACGGCAGTGGTTCTAACTTTTATCGGGCGCAGCCGCGCATGAAACTCCTTTGTGGCCCCCACACACTCGTCAAGAGACGATCCACAGTTTTTTACTATAACTATTCACGTGGGTCCCTCAAGTCGGCTCGCATATAAAGAGGTTTAAATAATCGTATTAATCGACATTGTTGCAATTAAAAAGGTTTTATTTACTCCCACCGTCTGATTCCAGGGTTTCCCATGACGTCAAACGAAACGATAACGAGAGGATTTCCCGTCAGAGTTATGTGCCGTAatattatttactattattttattatcttttcttttcttttactatttgaatttaaattaaaagtgatattcttatataatttaaaaataaataaatttaatcaatcaaaataatcatctaatttaattaaaaataaatttaatttttatattattgctGAGTAATAAAGTAGTAGTAAATGGTAAGTAAGTATCATTATCCGTTCCATTAATCGATAGTCCAAAATAacacttttatttgtttttttaagtatttttgtaaatccttttaaatatttttaaaatgtcataaatatcttaaaaattacTGTCTTGACTATTAAAAAGATTCATAAATTCTAAATGTttagatataaaatatataataaaatctattcatTTTTATCAGTTTAACCTTTTAAAATAAGTAGTGATTTTACATAATATCAGAATGGACCTTTTAAGTTAAAACTCTGACTCTACACTTTATcgcatttaataaaatattttatgtactgggccatctattaaaaaaagtttaactcaCACATGAGAAaaagtgttaagatataaaatgagaaaatcTTCTGAACGGTCAGTCCATTAAAAGACTGAGAATAGCCTCCAATGCTATGCTACCACATAGTTCCTCCATTAGACTAAAAATGGGATGCATCGCCCTGAAACCCACTTCCTCGCCCCTCTTGAAATCCAATCCCTCCCTCACGCTCGTTCCCTCTCCTCAAGTCCCTCGCCCCTCAAGCACTGAAACACACATTCCTGGAGGACGACGAAACTCAATTCCTCCCTCACTCTCCTTTCCCTCTCATCAAATCTCTCAGATCTCTCCCCTCACCCTCGTCTCTCTCTCACCAAACCCAGATCTTCACttccttaaaaacaaaattagcgACTCTACTAGAGAAATTGGAATTGTGCGACCAAGGCATCATAGTATcgatattttcaaatatatatcattattttttaaaaatattgcacctaatttatatactttaaaattatatacattattttacattttctaaTACTAAGGTTGAGCGGAGTGTTGCATTAACAAGAAATGACAAAACTTTTAGAAATTGATATATTCctcatattattaatataatttgcaTGCATAGGTAGTGTCTATGTGATATAGAACATTTTAATTGCTTTATTGGTCAATttgacataaattaataaaattttatttattttaaatcttattacgagaaattttaaaataagtaatgTTACGAATTTATTAATGCcgtgtaatatttttttaaaataaatacaaaatgtatataaaagattaattttttaataataaattcaattctttttctaataatatttgttAACTTCTAACATTATTCgtatcaaaagaaaaacagtgctaaaaaaaacaattaaaaaagagaaaaactacTGGCGCTACGGCGTATGTATCAATAGAGATAGAACTACTAGCTACAGCATTTGCAGTGCACTAGCATGCCGTCGTAGCATTTGAGGGAGACATGAAGAGAGAGAACGAGTGTAtttaatagagagagagagagaggggaaaagACAGAGAAAGAGTACGTTGGGAGTAAACCTCTTCAGAGAGCTTTATTATTTGCTGCCTTTCCCTTTTCCTCAATCATCATCATCGTCTTCTTCGCCTCCCCTCTTCGAACTACGCcacttttttctttgagtttacTTTTGGTTTTCGCTCAATCTGCTACGCTTCTTCCCATCGTAGTATACGTGCGCCTGACTGCTTCACTTCCGTGCGTGGTGAGCGTCCGATCTCCGGAGTCCAAATGGGGAGCGTGTCGGAGGAAGAAGAATACAGGTACGGCTCCGACCAGGATCAGAGCGAGCGGTGCGGGAGTTACAGCTTGAGCGCTGACGTCAGCGAGTCCGAGAGCTGCAGTAGCTTCTCGTCTCGGCGGTTCGACGCTGAGGTCGGCGCTTCCAGCTCCATGACTTCTTCCCCCCGTCCCGTTGCCGGGAATTTCGGCTTCACGGCGCCGATGATGCTGCCTGTGATTGGAGGCAAGGATGTGGTGCTTTGGGATCAGAAGCCTGAGAAACGGGAAGCTGATTTTTCAGGTACTTTATTTATGTTGCTGTACTGTTGGTAATTTTTGCACATTTTGACTCTTAATTCGGTACTAGACTGAGACAGTGAATGAGGTATTTATACTTAATATTTTacttagtttaattatttgagtAGTTGTAGACTTTAGTTATCGTTCTCTTAAGCTTCTGTTTGGTTCCTAAATCAAGATGaaattcaatatataaatttttgccGATCCACTGTTAACTGAGAAACATCATGGAAAATGTGGTTTCAAATTCGTTTCCGTGTTTTGTTATCTTTTATACCAAGTTTGCTCCAGTTTCTCTATGACCAAGCAGGGATTATAGTATCATACCGTTTGTTGGTAATTTGAGATCTAAGTCTATACTTTTAGAAGGacttaaatattgattttatttatttcattcatttttttcattttttttgtacaGAGGTTGAGATGATGAAGGAGAGATTTGCGAAGCTTCTTCTCGGAGAAGATATGTCTGGAGGAGGGAAAGGGGTGTGCACTGCCCTCGCAATCTCAAATGCCATTACCAATCTCTCTGGTATGTCTGCTGCTTCCATTTCCATTATATTATTGGAGCTGTTCCCTAgtaatatttttggttttattcgtGATCAACtttgatttcatttttcatggcaGCTACTGTGTTTGGTGAATTGTGGAGGTTAGAGCCACTGGCGCTGCAGAAGAAGGCAATGTGGCGCCGAGAGATGGAGCTGCTCTTATGCGTAAGCGATTCCATAGTTGAACTCGTGCCTTCAATACAACAGTTCCCTGGTGGAGGCACATACGAAGTCATGGAGACAAGGCCACGCTCGGATTTGTACATGAATCTACCTGCACTTAAAAAGCTTGATGCAATGCTGCTTAGTATGCTTGATGGGTTTTGTGATACCGAATTTTGGTACGTTGATAGGGGGATTGTTGTGGGTGAAACAAATGATTGTGATGCTGTTAGATCCTGTGGTGGTAGGCCTTCAGTTCGGCAGGAAGAGAAGTGGTGGCTGCCCTGTCCAAAAGTACAGCCATGTGGGCTGTCAGAAGATGCAAGGAAGAGATTGCAACAGTGTAGGGACTGTGCAAACCAGATACTGAAGGCGGCCTTGGCAATTAATAGTAGCGTGCTAGCTGAGATGGAGATCCCGAGTGCTTACTTGGAGACTTTACCCAAGGTATGGGTTTCGACGGTGTGAATTTATGCTATTAACGTGACACAGCTCAGAACCAGACTTGCTAGCACGTATTTCACTGGTATTACACAGGTCTAGGGTTTAACTAAGGCCCAATTTGGATATtgagtaagttgagatgagttgagttgtttatgaatagtagtgagttgagatagtggagtgagttttgtggcacctatctaagatgagtttagatgtgtttggatgttaagatgaatttagatgtatttataagaaattgaaaaggttATGAGTCTTACGTGTAAAGAagtgttgaattgaaaaaagttgtgagtcccacgtataaagagattttgagttgagatgagtttagtaatttgagagttagGTGCTTGCATGTTagtctcaacttaaaattagactgaactgggATCAATCTCAGTTTAGTCTAAGTTCCAAACTGGGCCTAAAAGGCATATTGCATTCACATGGTATCTTGAGTCGgcatttgttaagatataaaataaaaatctaccTCTTCTCATCAGCTTAAGTTTTTGGATAAAGAAGTGAtttcacatggtatcagagcagagATCCTGAGTTTGAACCCTAACTCTACACTttactcatttaattaaatatttcacgtgtTGGGCCCACTCATTGAGGGGGAGTGGCCCACACGTAAGAGgaagtgttaagatataaaataaaaatctaccTCTCCTTATCATTTTAAACTTGTGGGacaagtggtgatttcacaACATTACAAGTTCATTGCCAGGAAAAATAGATGGCTAGAATTCTAAGATGTTAAATGATTTCTTTATCTTATTCTACAGTTGAATAGAATTTGACGTATCATATCATTTGTACATTCATAATCTCTCTCAATCTTTTGAAATTACTGACTCATTGCATGCATGAACAACAGATATTCAATGTCTCTGATATATCTTAATATATCTTTTCATTCCTTTTGTGGTTTGAGTGCCATTGCAGAGTGGAAAAACATGTCTTGGTGAAATAATTTATCGCTACATAACTGCTGATCAGTTCTCATCAGAACATCTACTTGATTGCTTGGACCTTTCATCTGAGCATCATACTCTGGAGATAGCTAACAGGATAGAGGCAGCAATCCATTTCTGGAAGCAAAAGGACCTGAGGAAACACAATAATCGCATGAAATCTAGGCGCTCATCTTGGGGTGGTAAAGTCAAGGGCCTTGTAGCTGATGCtgataagaatatttttttggcCCAAAGAGCAGAGACCCTCTTACAGAGTTTGAGGGTTCGTTTCCCCGGTCTCCCACAAACTGCACTGGATATGAACAAGATTCAATACAATAAGGTATCATGCTCTCAGAACCTTTTTATAATCTAGAAATTTTGCTAAACACAATGACAAACCACATTACTTTGCTTACTGATGCCATAAAAGTGGTGACCCACTCTTTTGGCATGTTCACAACAAATATGCTCTGTTGTTTTGGTTGTCCATATACATTGTAACTCAAATGGTGCAATGGGGATGTGGGGCTTCTTGGAAATTCAGGGGCATTGTTATCTGGAGACTTGGTGCATCCTTCTGCTAGTACATACTTCCAACTATATAATCTCGCatatttcacatttacaacatttgTGCCCTGTACGGGCAAGTACTTTGAGAGACAACAATAGTGAACACTATCTGCGCATAATCTTGTTCAGAAAGGGAGAGCTAGGGACAGGATTTCTTGGTCTAGGAAGTCTCCTACTTCCGTTATAATAGTACTAGTGGTAAACCATTCAAGTCTGTACACATGTTTCAGGTGATGGATGGGAATTTTGTCTGTAGTTCCTTTGTGTATTCTTCGTCTGTTGAAGAAACTTCCCAATTGCCTTTACAATGCTATGGCCGTGCAGTGTTTTTCTTTACAAAGATCGTCGGAAATTTCCAGTGACGCAAGTCATTTAAACGTTTTCTTTTTCTGGCAGGATGTTGGGCAGTCAATTCTTGAAAGCTACTCGAGGGTGATGGAAAGCTTGGCATTTAACATAATAGCCAGGATAGATGACGTCCTCTATGTAGATGATGCGACCAAGCAATGTGCTGCAGCAGAATCGATGTCCATCTTCAACAGGGGAGGTCTAGGGGGTCTTCCTATTCAGAAACGACTGTCTCCTAGCCCCTTCTCGATCCACCAGTCCCCATATGGTTCGCCATTTGCGACTCCTACCTTCTGTTCTTCCACTCCAGTAATGGGAAGCCCTGTTAGAGATTCTTCCTCTCTTAGGAGGACTACTCTCAAGGAGCCAACCGAGCTGAAATCAGAAAAAGCGGTTGCTGCCGATTTTGAAAGGGTTTGGTCATATGCTGGGAACCTCAGTGCAAGAAGGGTTCCCGGAACTGCTCCGGAGCGAGATTGAGGCCAATTTATTTATCCTTCAAGGGGGGTTTAAGTTGAAACAGTTAACTGAAACTAACAAAGAAGTACGTAGAGCTAGTCTTGAACTGGAAGTCACAAGGCAGTGAGAATGACAAATATGGGGTGGGGAGGACGAGGGATAAGATTGTATATTCTTAGCAATACAATTAGGATGGTTTTTAAAGTTTTGACATGAGATCATGGCTTTTCATCAGGTACGGTGATGGGGGGAAAAGAGAGGAagattatgattttcttttatatttgcaAGGCTCCCCTAGGTTCTCTTATCACAGTTTTCATGTTATAGATCTTTTTGCACAGCTCAATGCTTGTTGGTGGGTACAATGCCAAGGATTTTGAGGGAGGAAGAATGGGTGCTTCTGCCTCAGAATCTATTTGCTTAAAACACCTGTACTTGGAGGCTTGGAGCCTGCCTTTCCTCTAGGTCTTAGCTAGCTAGCCCTGGACTAACACAAACTACATCCCTGGACTCTTTTAATTAACTAAGGGCAAAGTGTCTCAAGTTGTGGTGACGCGAATTTTACAGtcttttcaataattatatCCCACATTTGGGATTCGTCTAGGTGCCGCCAACCCAAAGAGCGGCGA from Carya illinoinensis cultivar Pawnee chromosome 6, C.illinoinensisPawnee_v1, whole genome shotgun sequence includes:
- the LOC122314078 gene encoding rop guanine nucleotide exchange factor 1-like is translated as MGSVSEEEEYRYGSDQDQSERCGSYSLSADVSESESCSSFSSRRFDAEVGASSSMTSSPRPVAGNFGFTAPMMLPVIGGKDVVLWDQKPEKREADFSEVEMMKERFAKLLLGEDMSGGGKGVCTALAISNAITNLSATVFGELWRLEPLALQKKAMWRREMELLLCVSDSIVELVPSIQQFPGGGTYEVMETRPRSDLYMNLPALKKLDAMLLSMLDGFCDTEFWYVDRGIVVGETNDCDAVRSCGGRPSVRQEEKWWLPCPKVQPCGLSEDARKRLQQCRDCANQILKAALAINSSVLAEMEIPSAYLETLPKSGKTCLGEIIYRYITADQFSSEHLLDCLDLSSEHHTLEIANRIEAAIHFWKQKDLRKHNNRMKSRRSSWGGKVKGLVADADKNIFLAQRAETLLQSLRVRFPGLPQTALDMNKIQYNKDVGQSILESYSRVMESLAFNIIARIDDVLYVDDATKQCAAAESMSIFNRGGLGGLPIQKRLSPSPFSIHQSPYGSPFATPTFCSSTPVMGSPVRDSSSLRRTTLKEPTELKSEKAVAADFERVWSYAGNLSARRVPGTAPERD